CGGCTCCGCCGCCCCGTAGGCTCGACCCGTGCTCGAGGAGGAATACCAGCGACGGCGGGTCCTGCCGCGACACCTGCGCGCCCCCGTCCCGCAGGAGTCCGCGTTCACGTACACGATCCGCGCCGCCGAGCCGCGCGACCTCCCCGACGTGCGGGAGATCCACACGCACTACGTCCGGAACTCCTCGGTCACCTTCGACCCGTCGGCGTTCACGTTCGCGCGCTGGAAGCAGCGGTACGACGAGATCCGCCGGCGGGGGCTGCCGTTCCTGGTCGCGGAGAACCCCTCGGGCCAGGTGCTCGGATACGCGCTCGTGGACCCGTGGAACCCTCGCGACCGTTCGAACCACGTCGTCGAGGACTCGATCTACCTCGGTGCGGCGGCGGGCGGCAAGGGACTCGGGCGGGCGCTCA
This is a stretch of genomic DNA from Curtobacterium sp. 458. It encodes these proteins:
- a CDS encoding GNAT family N-acetyltransferase, with product MLEEEYQRRRVLPRHLRAPVPQESAFTYTIRAAEPRDLPDVREIHTHYVRNSSVTFDPSAFTFARWKQRYDEIRRRGLPFLVAENPSGQVLGYALVDPWNPRDRSNHVVEDSIYLGAAAGGKGLGRALMEALIEECRAAGVREVVAVIADRQAEASIRLHERLGFEEVGRMGKVGYKYDRWLGTVTMRLRLRGPRLFARGRAGR